A window of Vibrio ishigakensis contains these coding sequences:
- a CDS encoding TraR/DksA family transcriptional regulator produces the protein MTMRAHPDAELMSTEVETISNSLLSLKEEIDAQNSVHLANAMKKYDCSLTDFADAASQSEQSYKSLILLNNNKEKLRLVERAIAKLKKGTYGVSELTGMPIPFERLKLVPWATTCIND, from the coding sequence ATGACTATGAGAGCACACCCAGACGCAGAGTTGATGTCCACTGAAGTTGAAACTATTTCAAATTCTTTATTGAGTTTGAAAGAAGAGATTGATGCTCAAAATTCAGTCCATTTAGCCAATGCAATGAAAAAGTATGATTGCTCTTTGACTGACTTTGCAGACGCAGCAAGTCAATCAGAGCAAAGCTACAAGTCTCTTATTTTATTAAATAATAATAAAGAAAAGCTGCGATTAGTTGAGCGGGCGATAGCTAAATTAAAAAAGGGAACATACGGAGTAAGTGAATTAACTGGAATGCCAATTCCTTTTGAGAGACTAAAGTTAGTTCCATGGGCAACAACCTGCATTAATGATTAA
- a CDS encoding mercuric reductase — protein sequence MNKQFDLIWIGTGQATMSILPRILKAGKTVAIIEEDKFGGTCVNSGCTPTKALVAAAKAIHQAKRGSDFGFDIGELKVDFEKVMEPQKKTRSKSTQGIESWLQNAKNCTVFKGSGEFTGSHTVKVGSEELYGKHIVINVGSRPRQVATPGAEAVNCLTNKSLLNLNTLPEHLAVVGGSYIGLEFAQIFRRLGSKVTVFERGEQLVFREDPDIAEIVRDVLSSEGIDIVYNSDVEQVEPKDSGDSVLVAYSESGIKKTLKASHILFAVGREPNSDKLGLSKAGVEVDRRGFIEVNQTVQTSQSHIYAVGDVNGEGAFTHTSVNDGEIFWDHYSRLMDMNPEPKELDRTLSMRTTIYSMFIDPPLARVGMSETEARKSKRNILMATLPMERIARAREKQETYGIVKIFVDKDSEQIVGATVFGTGGDEVIGIFAAFMQTKLSYKVLRRTVFPHPTVGELMPWIMDDLKPLNN from the coding sequence ATGAACAAGCAATTTGATCTAATTTGGATAGGAACTGGTCAAGCAACGATGAGTATTTTGCCTCGCATTCTTAAGGCGGGAAAAACGGTAGCGATTATTGAAGAAGATAAATTTGGAGGAACATGTGTCAACAGTGGCTGTACACCAACAAAAGCACTGGTTGCAGCTGCCAAGGCGATACATCAAGCCAAGCGTGGTTCTGATTTCGGTTTTGACATAGGCGAGCTCAAAGTTGATTTTGAGAAAGTAATGGAGCCACAGAAAAAGACTCGCTCTAAGTCAACTCAAGGTATCGAGTCATGGCTTCAAAACGCAAAAAACTGTACGGTTTTTAAAGGCTCGGGGGAGTTTACTGGCAGTCACACTGTAAAGGTTGGTTCCGAGGAGCTTTATGGTAAACATATTGTCATCAATGTCGGTTCAAGACCAAGGCAAGTAGCGACTCCAGGGGCAGAAGCAGTCAATTGTCTAACCAATAAAAGCTTATTGAATCTGAATACCTTACCAGAGCACCTTGCGGTTGTTGGGGGAAGCTATATTGGACTCGAATTTGCTCAAATCTTTCGACGCTTGGGCAGTAAAGTAACTGTCTTTGAGCGAGGTGAGCAGTTGGTTTTTCGGGAAGACCCTGATATAGCCGAAATTGTAAGAGATGTCTTGTCCTCTGAAGGCATCGATATTGTCTATAACAGCGATGTGGAACAGGTTGAGCCAAAAGATTCTGGAGACTCTGTGCTGGTAGCGTATTCTGAGTCAGGGATAAAAAAGACCTTGAAGGCATCACACATATTATTTGCCGTTGGACGAGAGCCAAATAGCGATAAGTTAGGGTTAAGTAAGGCAGGTGTAGAGGTTGATAGAAGGGGGTTTATTGAGGTTAACCAAACCGTTCAAACAAGCCAGAGTCACATCTATGCCGTTGGTGATGTAAATGGAGAAGGCGCCTTTACTCATACTTCTGTAAATGATGGTGAGATTTTTTGGGATCATTACAGTCGCTTGATGGATATGAACCCTGAGCCTAAGGAGCTCGATAGAACCTTATCTATGCGAACTACCATCTATTCCATGTTTATTGATCCGCCACTTGCTAGAGTTGGAATGAGTGAGACTGAAGCGAGAAAATCGAAACGAAATATACTCATGGCAACGCTACCTATGGAGCGCATTGCGCGCGCTCGGGAGAAACAAGAAACTTACGGGATCGTTAAAATCTTTGTTGATAAAGACAGCGAGCAAATTGTTGGTGCAACAGTATTTGGTACTGGGGGAGACGAAGTGATTGGCATCTTTGCGGCCTTTATGCAGACAAAATTATCATACAAAGTGCTGCGAAGGACTGTTTTCCCTCATCCTACAGTGGGCGAGTTAATGCCTTGGATTATGGATGACTTAAAACCTTTAAATAATTAA
- a CDS encoding glutathione S-transferase N-terminal domain-containing protein yields the protein MSNSKNLNLALYYFDGCPFCTVVRRAIDQLGLDVELRNTMTEPKYREELLEARKRGTVPVLKITNEQGSETWMPESMDIVEYLRSLK from the coding sequence ATGAGCAACTCAAAGAACTTGAACTTAGCACTATACTACTTCGATGGATGTCCTTTCTGTACAGTAGTTAGAAGAGCCATCGATCAGCTCGGACTCGATGTAGAGTTGAGAAATACTATGACAGAACCAAAATATCGTGAAGAACTCCTAGAGGCAAGAAAGAGAGGTACTGTTCCTGTGCTTAAGATTACCAATGAACAGGGAAGTGAAACCTGGATGCCTGAATCAATGGATATTGTAGAATATCTGAGAAGCCTGAAATAA
- a CDS encoding DUF6789 family protein, with amino-acid sequence MFNINNLIRGFFAGFIATLALTSVMMIKSALGVMPEFNPIHILANLATEQIGLSMSIGVGWAIHFLLGSAIWGGALVILNSILPGSKQLTKALVLSTAAWLAMMVVLMPLANLGLFGLTLGIKVPVMTLILHLVFGIALGVSYSKLNKD; translated from the coding sequence ATGTTTAACATAAATAATCTAATTCGTGGTTTCTTTGCAGGTTTTATTGCAACACTTGCACTTACCTCAGTAATGATGATCAAAAGTGCTCTAGGGGTTATGCCCGAGTTTAATCCAATTCATATTCTTGCCAACCTAGCTACTGAACAAATAGGTTTGAGCATGAGTATCGGGGTTGGTTGGGCGATACACTTTCTATTAGGTAGCGCTATATGGGGTGGGGCGCTAGTAATTTTAAATAGTATTCTTCCTGGAAGTAAGCAATTAACTAAAGCCTTGGTGCTTTCGACAGCGGCATGGCTTGCAATGATGGTCGTATTGATGCCTCTAGCAAATCTAGGACTATTTGGACTAACCCTAGGAATTAAAGTGCCAGTGATGACATTAATTCTTCACCTAGTGTTTGGTATAGCCTTGGGCGTATCTTACTCGAAACTTAACAAAGATTAG
- the osmF gene encoding glycine betaine ABC transporter substrate-binding protein OsmF: MISKIIRNATLATLLAVSPAAFSGGKIVVSSKIDTEGGLLGQIIYQSLKNAEFDVENRIQLGGTSILRKAIISGEIDIYPEYTGNAAFFFNRTADDAWKNFQDGYDLAKSLDYDANKLVWLSPANANNTWALAIRKEISVANNLKTMSDFGQYVTEGGEIKLAASAEFVSTPTVLPAFQEAYGFELKDQQILVLSGGNTAATIRAAALQTDNTNTAMVYGTDGAIASVGLVVMEDDKGVQPVYAPSPVVRESVLKANPQIEDILTPIFASLDLYTLQNLNSRIAIGGESAEAVAKSYLQNNGFVQ; this comes from the coding sequence TTGATAAGTAAAATAATACGTAACGCTACTTTAGCCACTCTATTAGCTGTCTCCCCTGCTGCATTCTCAGGTGGAAAAATTGTTGTTTCTTCAAAAATAGATACGGAGGGTGGGCTTCTTGGTCAAATTATTTATCAGTCTTTGAAAAACGCTGAATTTGACGTTGAAAACCGTATCCAATTGGGCGGGACTTCTATCCTACGCAAAGCAATTATCTCTGGAGAGATAGACATTTATCCTGAGTATACTGGTAACGCTGCCTTCTTCTTCAATAGAACAGCAGACGATGCTTGGAAAAACTTCCAAGACGGCTATGATTTAGCCAAATCATTAGATTACGATGCAAATAAGTTGGTCTGGCTTTCACCCGCCAATGCAAACAACACTTGGGCACTCGCAATAAGAAAAGAAATCTCAGTAGCAAACAACCTCAAGACCATGTCAGACTTTGGTCAGTATGTAACTGAAGGTGGTGAGATTAAGCTCGCAGCATCAGCGGAGTTTGTTTCCACTCCAACTGTTCTTCCTGCGTTTCAAGAGGCCTATGGCTTCGAGCTAAAAGATCAGCAAATCCTAGTTCTATCGGGAGGGAATACAGCAGCAACCATTCGAGCAGCCGCACTACAAACTGATAACACCAATACGGCTATGGTTTATGGTACAGATGGTGCTATCGCATCGGTAGGACTGGTTGTAATGGAAGATGATAAAGGTGTTCAACCGGTATACGCTCCTTCGCCAGTTGTCCGTGAAAGTGTGCTCAAAGCCAACCCACAAATTGAAGATATCCTAACGCCAATTTTTGCCTCCTTAGACCTCTATACACTGCAAAACCTTAACAGCCGCATAGCTATTGGTGGTGAGAGTGCAGAAGCCGTAGCTAAAAGTTACCTCCAAAACAATGGTTTTGTTCAATAA
- a CDS encoding ABC transporter permease, with the protein MLTLLSLFALPFVQLQPNRIMPGEGYYLIEVTPMPVYLIFLALALLMILCSSITRIATPQLAICFITALFLLINSGSSANELLSDSTPFARVSLGSAFWTSLFLIGLLITDAIIKLGISGLKRLLFVTLTVSIVLAALSLGLLDNLSLIKEYQNQTTFWQQAIRHLQLSFGSLIPAVIIGIPLGIKCHRSPTIRSAVMPILNILQTIPSLAMFGILMIPLSYVASNFPIAAEFGIKGIGAAPAVIALFFYSLLPVVSNTTAGFDKLDAKTRDAARGMGMNDRQLLYRIELPLSIPTILSGIRIVVTMNIGLVAVAGLIGGGGFGTYIFQGLGQTATDLIILGALPTLFLSFLSAVIIDAIIEVTKDKRS; encoded by the coding sequence ATGTTAACTTTACTCTCTCTGTTCGCTCTGCCTTTTGTCCAGCTACAACCTAATCGAATCATGCCTGGTGAGGGTTACTATCTTATTGAGGTAACACCAATGCCCGTATATTTGATTTTTTTAGCGCTAGCACTACTGATGATTTTGTGTTCTTCAATCACCAGAATAGCTACGCCACAACTTGCCATTTGCTTTATTACCGCTTTGTTTCTACTTATTAACTCAGGAAGCAGTGCCAATGAATTACTTAGTGACTCCACTCCTTTTGCTCGAGTTTCCTTAGGTAGCGCTTTCTGGACAAGCTTATTTTTGATTGGATTACTGATTACTGATGCTATCATAAAGCTAGGTATTAGTGGTTTAAAACGTCTACTATTCGTCACTTTGACAGTCAGTATTGTATTAGCTGCCCTTAGTCTCGGCCTCTTGGACAACTTATCACTTATCAAGGAGTACCAAAACCAAACTACTTTCTGGCAACAAGCTATTCGCCACCTCCAGCTATCTTTCGGTAGCTTAATCCCAGCCGTAATCATCGGTATTCCACTCGGTATAAAATGCCACCGTTCGCCCACGATTCGAAGCGCTGTTATGCCCATCTTAAACATACTGCAAACTATCCCAAGTTTAGCTATGTTTGGTATTTTAATGATTCCTTTGAGCTATGTTGCTTCAAATTTCCCCATAGCGGCTGAGTTTGGAATCAAAGGCATTGGAGCCGCACCTGCTGTAATTGCTCTATTTTTCTATTCTCTCTTACCCGTTGTCAGTAATACCACCGCTGGGTTCGACAAGCTTGATGCAAAAACACGCGATGCAGCCCGAGGAATGGGAATGAATGATAGGCAGTTACTCTATCGAATTGAACTTCCACTCTCAATACCCACCATTTTATCCGGGATCCGTATTGTCGTAACCATGAATATTGGTTTAGTGGCCGTTGCAGGTTTAATTGGGGGTGGTGGATTCGGCACTTATATTTTCCAAGGGTTAGGGCAAACAGCGACAGACCTAATTATTTTAGGTGCGCTTCCTACTCTCTTTTTATCTTTTCTCTCTGCTGTCATAATTGATGCCATCATTGAAGTGACCAAAGACAAACGATCATGA
- a CDS encoding ABC transporter ATP-binding protein, with translation MIELRALNKRFGQQNAVENVSLTVETGQFCTLIGTSGCGKSTTLKMINRLIEPTSGNVLINGQDASSLPAESLRRRVGYAIQGVGLFPHRNTFDNIATVPSLLGWDKQQITERVEELLGLFHLDYARFATKYPHQLSGGEQQRVGVARALAAKPELLLMDEPFGALDPLTRDRLQDEIRSIQKILGITTIMVTHDIDEAIKMADVVAVMDKGSLLQFDSPENLLRNPRPGFVSNMVGGLDRSLRLLTLSQVGDIMSTNLSNSTGLPLISADTNLRDAVSMHIWEGVHNLAVANADGHVIGTVSLEDILKRGAKL, from the coding sequence ATGATTGAACTTCGAGCACTAAATAAACGCTTCGGTCAACAAAATGCTGTTGAAAACGTCTCTTTGACCGTGGAAACAGGCCAGTTTTGCACCTTAATAGGTACATCAGGTTGCGGCAAATCGACGACACTAAAAATGATCAACCGATTAATTGAACCAACTTCAGGTAACGTTTTAATCAACGGGCAAGACGCATCTTCTTTACCTGCAGAGTCACTGCGCCGCAGAGTTGGCTATGCCATCCAAGGGGTTGGCCTTTTTCCACATCGCAATACTTTCGACAATATCGCCACTGTTCCTTCGCTTTTAGGGTGGGATAAACAACAGATCACTGAACGCGTTGAAGAACTGCTTGGGCTATTCCATTTAGATTACGCACGCTTTGCTACTAAGTATCCCCACCAGCTTTCAGGGGGAGAGCAACAACGCGTGGGTGTAGCCAGAGCGTTAGCGGCAAAGCCTGAATTACTATTAATGGATGAACCGTTCGGTGCTTTAGACCCACTCACTCGAGATCGATTACAAGATGAAATACGCAGCATCCAAAAGATACTCGGTATCACGACTATCATGGTCACGCACGACATAGACGAAGCAATAAAAATGGCCGATGTTGTTGCCGTTATGGATAAGGGCTCGTTGCTGCAATTTGATAGTCCAGAAAATTTACTACGAAACCCTCGTCCAGGTTTTGTAAGTAACATGGTTGGAGGACTAGATCGTTCTTTAAGGCTACTTACTTTAAGCCAAGTTGGTGACATTATGTCAACCAACTTATCAAACAGCACAGGATTACCTCTAATATCTGCTGATACTAACTTAAGAGACGCAGTCTCTATGCATATCTGGGAAGGTGTACACAATTTGGCGGTGGCTAACGCCGATGGACACGTTATAGGAACTGTTTCTCTTGAAGATATACTCAAAAGGGGAGCCAAGTTATGA
- a CDS encoding ABC transporter permease, translating into MSKPRFRSWFALLLPLMVLVTLITWIELLEPVLTYFNHNDAPAIYYRDTFANLVFWHMLIVFLAIGLATIVALLCGIFVTRDFGRDFLPLARALANLGQTFPPVAVLALAIPSLGFGLKPTLVALFLYGLLPIFENTVTGLQQTPKSILEAAKGMGMSPLQQLRKVELPLALPLIISGIRTSMIISIGTATIGSTVASKGLGEVIIAGLLTDNMAFILQGGVIVALIAVISDQALLKIENRLTLKT; encoded by the coding sequence ATGAGCAAACCCCGTTTTAGATCTTGGTTTGCTTTATTACTACCGCTAATGGTGTTAGTTACCCTCATAACATGGATAGAGTTACTCGAACCTGTACTCACTTATTTCAACCACAACGACGCCCCCGCTATTTACTATAGGGACACCTTCGCAAACCTTGTATTTTGGCATATGTTGATTGTTTTTCTCGCGATAGGTTTAGCAACGATTGTTGCTTTGCTTTGTGGTATTTTTGTTACTCGTGATTTTGGCCGAGATTTTCTACCATTGGCTAGAGCGTTAGCCAATCTAGGACAAACATTTCCACCCGTTGCCGTACTCGCCTTAGCTATCCCTTCTCTAGGCTTCGGATTGAAACCCACGTTAGTTGCGTTGTTTCTCTATGGGTTATTACCTATTTTTGAAAACACCGTAACAGGGCTCCAGCAAACGCCTAAAAGTATTTTAGAAGCAGCTAAAGGAATGGGGATGAGTCCTCTTCAACAACTACGTAAAGTAGAGTTACCTTTGGCACTACCTCTGATTATTTCGGGAATTCGAACCTCAATGATCATAAGTATTGGTACGGCAACAATTGGATCTACAGTTGCTTCTAAAGGTTTGGGTGAAGTTATTATTGCAGGACTCTTAACTGACAACATGGCGTTTATTCTGCAAGGAGGTGTCATCGTGGCATTAATCGCAGTCATTTCTGACCAAGCACTTCTAAAGATCGAAAACCGTTTGACGCTGAAGACATGA
- a CDS encoding Dyp-type peroxidase has product MSVPQSAILPGNERFAHFVLLNITSSHQQVIESLKTLYKSTQQIRADNEQSSIHLAISFSADFWSDIHSASPSELITFPGYGKNNIVAPATDAHVFLHFHSARPDLHFELMQSFLKQVGEHVKIVDEVQGYRYLDDRDMTGFIDGTENPTDDDRATVALIAEGKFAGGSYVMVQKFAHNLKPWHKLEQNKQERMIGRTKPDSVELDDVPNNSHVGRVDLKENGKGLKMLRHSMPYGMVSEDHGLYFVGYCARLYNMDKMLKSMYGEIDGVTDMILNFSQAKTGAYFFAPSESLLLSI; this is encoded by the coding sequence ATGTCAGTCCCTCAATCTGCAATTCTTCCTGGAAATGAACGCTTTGCACATTTTGTTTTATTAAATATCACGTCTAGCCATCAACAGGTCATTGAGTCATTAAAGACTCTATATAAAAGTACACAACAGATAAGAGCCGACAATGAACAATCGAGTATTCACTTAGCTATTTCATTTTCTGCGGATTTTTGGTCTGACATTCATTCTGCTTCGCCAAGTGAGCTGATTACTTTCCCCGGCTATGGTAAGAATAACATAGTGGCTCCCGCTACTGATGCGCATGTATTTTTGCATTTCCATTCTGCTCGGCCTGACCTTCACTTTGAACTTATGCAATCATTTTTGAAGCAGGTTGGTGAACACGTGAAAATTGTCGACGAAGTACAAGGTTACCGTTATCTAGACGACCGAGATATGACCGGTTTCATTGATGGTACAGAAAACCCAACGGACGATGATCGCGCAACCGTTGCCCTAATAGCTGAAGGTAAGTTTGCCGGAGGCAGTTATGTGATGGTACAAAAATTTGCCCATAATCTAAAGCCATGGCATAAACTCGAACAAAACAAGCAAGAGCGTATGATTGGCCGCACAAAACCGGATTCTGTAGAGTTGGATGATGTACCTAACAACTCACATGTGGGAAGAGTAGATCTCAAAGAGAATGGCAAAGGTTTAAAAATGCTTCGTCATAGTATGCCTTATGGCATGGTGAGTGAAGATCATGGACTCTATTTTGTTGGGTACTGCGCGCGGTTGTACAACATGGATAAAATGCTTAAGAGCATGTATGGTGAAATCGATGGGGTAACGGATATGATACTTAACTTTTCACAAGCCAAAACAGGTGCTTATTTCTTTGCACCAAGTGAAAGCTTGCTACTTTCAATATAG
- a CDS encoding FMN-binding glutamate synthase family protein, with product MGDFMFSATTFLASMLIVVIGIVILAVIYMYIVDKNQYEHAIRRNYPFIGRFRYLFEKQGEFFRQYFFALDREEMPFNRAERSWVYKAAKNEDRTIAFGSTRSLDPSGTILFLNHAFPVMTEDAVQPAAVTIGEYSRTPYTTKSVFNISGMSFGALSAPAVRALSSGAKIAGCWMNTGEGGLSSYHLEGGGDLVFQIGTAKYGVRDENGKLSDEKLKEVAAHEQVRMFEIKMSQGAKPGKGGILPGRKVTAEIAQIRGIEAGKDSISPNGHPEIKSAADLLDMIAHVREVTGKPVGFKFVMGNSAWLEELFDEIESRGIESAPDFITLDSADGGTGAAPQPLMDYMGLPLKDSLPLMAKLLRERGLVPRTKLIASGKLITPSKVAWALALGADFVVSARGHMFSLGCIQALKCNKDTCPTGITTQNKSLQKGLNVEDKKQRVANYNKYIHYGVGLIAHSCGVTNARDIKMDHVRVVTENGLSIALDKLYQHHV from the coding sequence ATGGGTGATTTCATGTTTTCTGCCACCACTTTTTTAGCGAGTATGCTGATAGTCGTAATAGGTATCGTAATTCTGGCCGTCATATACATGTATATTGTGGATAAGAATCAGTACGAGCACGCGATTCGTAGGAACTATCCTTTTATAGGGCGTTTCCGATACCTATTTGAAAAACAGGGTGAATTCTTTCGCCAATACTTTTTCGCTCTAGATAGAGAAGAGATGCCATTTAACAGAGCAGAGCGTTCATGGGTGTATAAGGCCGCAAAAAACGAGGATCGCACCATTGCGTTTGGCTCGACACGCAGTCTAGACCCATCCGGTACGATCTTATTTTTGAATCACGCTTTTCCGGTAATGACTGAGGACGCCGTTCAACCTGCGGCTGTCACTATTGGTGAGTACAGCCGAACACCCTATACAACTAAATCTGTTTTCAACATATCGGGAATGAGCTTTGGCGCTTTGTCTGCACCTGCTGTGCGAGCACTTTCTAGTGGTGCGAAAATTGCGGGGTGTTGGATGAATACCGGAGAAGGGGGCCTGAGCTCATATCATCTTGAAGGTGGAGGCGATTTGGTCTTTCAGATAGGTACAGCCAAGTATGGAGTTCGAGATGAAAACGGTAAGCTCAGTGATGAGAAGCTAAAAGAGGTAGCAGCTCACGAACAAGTACGAATGTTTGAAATCAAGATGAGTCAAGGAGCTAAACCTGGGAAGGGAGGAATACTGCCAGGTCGTAAAGTGACTGCCGAGATAGCTCAGATTCGTGGCATCGAGGCGGGTAAAGATTCTATCAGCCCCAATGGACACCCAGAGATTAAGTCTGCTGCGGATCTGCTCGATATGATAGCTCACGTCCGAGAGGTGACAGGCAAGCCGGTTGGGTTCAAGTTTGTCATGGGTAATTCAGCTTGGTTAGAAGAGTTATTCGATGAAATAGAATCGCGTGGTATTGAGTCTGCTCCGGACTTTATTACGCTAGACAGTGCCGACGGGGGGACAGGGGCTGCTCCACAACCCTTGATGGATTATATGGGTTTACCTTTGAAAGACAGCCTACCTTTGATGGCAAAATTGTTGCGGGAAAGAGGCCTTGTGCCCCGAACTAAGTTGATCGCATCTGGCAAATTGATCACGCCGAGTAAAGTTGCTTGGGCATTGGCTTTAGGGGCTGACTTTGTTGTATCAGCCCGTGGTCACATGTTTTCACTGGGTTGTATTCAAGCACTTAAGTGCAATAAGGATACTTGTCCGACTGGCATTACGACACAGAATAAATCGCTACAAAAAGGATTGAATGTCGAAGACAAAAAGCAACGTGTAGCAAACTACAACAAGTATATCCATTACGGCGTCGGACTTATTGCGCACTCGTGCGGAGTGACCAATGCAAGAGACATTAAGATGGATCACGTTAGGGTTGTCACTGAGAATGGTTTGTCCATTGCACTTGATAAGCTCTATCAGCATCATGTGTGA
- a CDS encoding aldehyde dehydrogenase family protein — protein sequence MQKIAKVRNPFDLSEIGEVPFTDWDTVEGFLAEAYHLYRHRAHWQPKHRRITILGNIARIMQEEFEQLAMLIASEGGKPLIDARIEVDRAIAGVQLCISELQSERGVEIPMDLTAAGAGRTAFTSREPIGVVVAVSAFNHPLNLIVHQVAPAIAVGCPVIVKPAMDTPLSCQRFVEIVYEAGLDESWCRMVYLENEVASKLITDQRVAFLTFIGSARVGWMLRSQLAPGTRCALEHGGAAPVIMAEDADLNNALPALMKGGFYHSGQVCVSVQRVFAPKKYARELAQLMASEANKLVVGDAREEATQCGPLIRPAEVTRVAQWVDEAVQEGAEVLSGGKALSETTYAPTILFEPSQQSKVSQKEIFGPVVCVYTYDDIDQAIELANSLDVAFQASVFTENQAIAQHCIKHLDATAVMVNDHTAFRVDWMPFAGRHTSGYGTGGIGYTMHDMTQDKMAVFKHG from the coding sequence ATGCAAAAAATAGCCAAAGTTCGTAACCCTTTTGACCTCTCTGAAATAGGAGAAGTGCCTTTCACTGATTGGGACACGGTTGAAGGATTTCTAGCCGAAGCTTACCACCTGTATCGTCATCGAGCGCATTGGCAACCGAAACATAGACGCATTACGATTCTTGGCAACATTGCCAGAATTATGCAGGAAGAGTTTGAGCAGCTCGCTATGTTGATCGCTTCAGAGGGTGGGAAACCGCTTATCGATGCGAGAATCGAAGTAGACCGAGCAATTGCAGGCGTTCAGCTATGTATTTCGGAGTTGCAGAGTGAACGTGGTGTGGAGATTCCGATGGATCTTACTGCAGCAGGTGCTGGCAGAACGGCTTTCACCTCACGAGAGCCAATAGGGGTTGTGGTCGCTGTCTCTGCGTTTAATCACCCTTTGAATTTGATTGTTCACCAAGTTGCTCCTGCTATTGCTGTCGGTTGCCCAGTGATTGTTAAGCCAGCTATGGATACACCTTTAAGTTGTCAGCGCTTTGTTGAAATTGTCTATGAAGCGGGATTGGACGAGAGTTGGTGCCGAATGGTTTACCTTGAAAATGAGGTAGCATCGAAATTGATTACCGACCAAAGAGTCGCTTTCCTGACGTTTATTGGCTCAGCAAGAGTTGGTTGGATGCTCCGTTCACAATTAGCTCCCGGTACACGTTGTGCGCTGGAGCATGGGGGTGCTGCTCCAGTTATCATGGCTGAAGATGCAGATCTCAACAATGCCTTACCAGCTTTGATGAAAGGTGGGTTCTATCACTCTGGACAAGTGTGTGTCTCAGTGCAACGTGTGTTTGCTCCAAAAAAGTACGCAAGAGAGCTAGCGCAGCTAATGGCATCTGAGGCCAATAAGCTCGTTGTGGGTGATGCGAGAGAAGAGGCAACACAATGCGGTCCTCTGATTCGACCCGCAGAAGTGACCAGAGTTGCGCAGTGGGTCGATGAGGCGGTTCAAGAGGGAGCTGAAGTACTCTCTGGAGGGAAAGCTCTATCAGAAACCACCTATGCACCCACCATACTGTTTGAGCCTTCGCAGCAAAGCAAAGTTTCCCAAAAAGAGATTTTTGGGCCGGTGGTGTGTGTATACACCTACGATGACATCGATCAGGCTATTGAGTTAGCAAACTCTTTGGATGTGGCGTTTCAAGCTTCTGTCTTTACCGAAAACCAGGCCATAGCACAGCACTGTATAAAACACCTGGATGCTACCGCAGTTATGGTGAACGACCATACAGCGTTTCGGGTTGACTGGATGCCATTTGCTGGCCGACATACCTCGGGATATGGAACCGGTGGTATCGGCTACACAATGCATGACATGACCCAAGACAAAATGGCGGTGTTTAAACATGGCTAA